The following coding sequences lie in one Clarias gariepinus isolate MV-2021 ecotype Netherlands chromosome 27, CGAR_prim_01v2, whole genome shotgun sequence genomic window:
- the matn3a gene encoding matrilin-3a isoform X4: MKSFIRVLLSCLSFLLVDFSDCYNVIYPSQILAQSYAQRRNDANPANARPPLRTLSPAVDSSIYRLNGEQYLHKDQPKVLSQLVNYPGRKSLSLAKAKDWQKDLSSTQIILSPLHENPQLRREWAAVLCRKVAAPDGSLTGHVEVEEESLAGQETLQVVPALSTTVQSFVIPELPPASLDRSHAKEGQSREVPEQPLVVPGLSSPGPEISFTDSSQEGPEQSLAGQGQSRKLPEQSLVLSGLSVTNPEQTLLVPERLPEHPEQSAEHLQIPTGNPVTPFQPTSPPAHQWTWITSALRPNLSLTKSTLAPQLFREATSSQSVPASTLAPQLYPKTTSALSSGRTATDSHCRSRPLDLVFIIDSSRSVRPGEFEKVKVFLAAMVDTLDIGADATRVAVVNYASTVKIEFLLKDHLKKESMKQAISVIEPLAAGTMTGLAIKKAMEEAFTEQSGARPKSQKIAKVAIIVTDGRPQDQVEEVSAAARASGIEIYAVGVDRADKQSLRLMASHPLEDHVFYVETYGVIEKLTSKFRETLCGVPPCKMGHSCQHICVGNGTSYYCKCHPGYVLNEDKRTCSVNRDSVRDSHTDGAGNGRNDDNDDNDGESSASIDACALGHDCQHTCVSSSSSYYCTCLPGFVLMQDKKSCFKANAGGGDDNDDDDDDDDGSASLGQCGIGHDCEHICVNSDSSYHCKCRRGFVLNEDKKTCSRLDQCEMGHDCEHSCISSDDSYHCECQKGFVLNEDKKTCSRLDQCGMGHDCEHICVSSDSSYHCECWRDFVLNDDKKTCSRLDQCGVGHDCEHICVTSDGSYHCKCPRGFVLNEDKKTCSRQDQCGMGHGCLDECGMGHDCEHICVSSNESYQCECWRGFTLNGDKKTCSHEEMKVEIVQDPCHCEARLAFQRQTQNSIQALNGKLADITKKVQQVERMLSNK, from the exons ATGAAGTCCTTCATCAGAGTTTTACTCTCTTGCCTTTCATTTCTGCTGGTGGATTTCTCCGACTGctataatgttatttatccATCACAGATTTTAGCCCAGAGTTACGCACAGAGAAGAAATGATGCTAATCCAGCCAACGCCAGACCACCACTAAGGACGCTTAGTCCAGCAG TAGACAGCAGTATATATAGGTTAAACGGAGAGCAGTATCTTCACAAAGACCAGCCGAAGGTTTTGTCTCAACTGGTAAACTATCCTGGACGCAAGAGCCTTTCACTAGCCAAAGCTAAAGACTGGCAAAAAGACTTATCATCAACACAGATAATACTGTCTCCGTTACACGAGAACCCCCAGCTGAGGCGTGAATGGGCAGCGGTACTTTGCCGCAAAGTGGCAGCTCCTGACGGATCTCTTACAGGACATGTTGAGGTCGAGGAAGAATCGCTTGCAGGTCAAGAAACACTTCAAGTAGTTCCAGCTCTTTCGACTACAGTTCAATCGTTTGTAATTCCAGAATTACCACCTGCCAGTTTGGACAGGTCACATGCCAAGGAGGGACAATCACGAGAAGTCCCAGAACAACCACTTGTAGTTCCAGGACTTTCAAGTCCAGGTCCAGAAATTTCATTTACAGATTCTTCACAGGAAGGTCCAGAGCAGTCACTTGCGGGTCAGGGGCAATCTCGTAAACTTCCAGAACAGTCTCTTGTACTTTCAGGTCTTTCGGTTACAAACCCAGAGCAGACGCTCTTAGTTCCAGAACGGTTACCTGAACATCCAGAACAATCCGCAGAACATTTACAAATTCCAACAGGTAATCCAGTGACACCTTTCCAACCAACATCTCCTCCTGCACACCAGTGGACCTGGATAACCTCAGCATTGCGGCCAAATCTCTCACTTACAAAGTCCACTCTGGCGCCACAACTATTCCGTGAAGCCACCTCATCACAGTCCGTGCCAGCGTCCACTCTGGCACCACAGCTGTATCCTAAAACAACCTCAGCACTCAGTTCAGGGAGGACAG CTACAGATTCTCACTGTAGGAGCCGCCCGCTGGACCTCGTCTTTATCATAGACAGCTCTCGCAGTGTGCGTCCAGGTGAGTTTGAGAAGGTTAAGGTCTTCCTTGCGGCCATGGTTGACACTCTGGACATCGGAGCTGATGCCACCCGGGTCGCCGTGGTGAACTACGCCAGCACCGTCAAAATCGAGTTCCTCCTCAAAGACCAtctgaaaaaagaaagcatgaaGCAAGCGATCAGTGTTATCGAACCTCTGGCTGCTGGGACCATGACCGGTCTGGCCATCAAGAAAGCCATGGAAGAGGCCTTCACCGAGCAGTCGGGAGCACGGCCGAAATCACAGAAGATCGCCAAGGTGGCCATCATCGTCACGGACGGGCGTCCTCAGGATCAGGTGGAAGAGGTGTCCGCTGCAGCCCGAGCCTCAGGGATCGAGATCTACGCGGTGGGCGTGGACCGGGCCGACAAGCAGTCGCTCAGGCTCATGGCCAGCCATCCACTAGAAGACCACGTGTTCTATGTAGAGACCTACGGCGTCATCGAGAAGCTCACATCCAAGTTCAGGGAGACTCTGTGTG GTGTACCACCATGCAAAATGGGACACAGCTGTCAACACATCTGTGTTGGAAACGGCACATCCTATTACTGCAAGTGTCATCCTGGCTATGTCTTAAACGAAGACAAGAGGACATGCTCTGTTAACAGGGACAGTGTCCGTGATAGTCACACCGATGGTGCAGGCAATGGAcgtaatgatgataatgatgacaATGATGGTGAAAGTAGTGCCA GTATCGATGCTTGTGCACTGGGTCATGACTGTCAGCACACTTGTGTGAGCAGTAGCTCTTCCTATTACTGCACCTGTCTCCCAGGCTTTGTCTTGATGCAGGACAAAAAATCTTGTTTCAAGGCCAatgctggtggtggtgatgataatgatgatgatgatgatgatgatgacggtaGTGCCA GTCTGGGCCAGTGTGGGATCGGACATGACTGTGAGCACATTTGTGTCAACAGTGATAGCTCGTATCACTGTAAATGCCGGAGAGGTTTTGTCTTAAATGAAGACAAGAAAACTTGCTCAC GTTTGGACCAGTGTGAGATGGGACATGACTGTGAGCACAGTTGTATCAGTAGTGATGACTCGTATCACTGTGAATGTCAGAAGGGATTTGTCTTGAATGAAGACAAGAAAACATGTTCAC GTCTGGACCAGTGTGGGATGGGACATGACTGTGAGCACATTTGTGTTAGCAGTGATAGCTCCTATCACTGTGAATGCTGGAGGGACTTTGTCTTGAATGACGACAAGAAAACTTGTTCAC GTCTGGACCAGTGTGGGGTAGGACATGACTGTGAGCACATTTGTGTCACCAGTGATGGCTCGTATCACTGCAAATGCCCGAGGGGGTTTGTCTTGAATGAAGACAAGAAAACTTGTTCAC GTCAGGACCAGTGTGGGATGGGGCATGGCT GTCTGGACGAGTGTGGGATGGGACATGACTGTGAGCACATTTGTGTCAGCAGTAATGAATCCTATCAGTGTGAATGCTGGAGAGGTTTTACCTTAAACGGAGACAAGAAAACCTGCTCAC ATGAAGAAATGAAGGTGGAGATTGTTCAAGATCCGTGTCACTGCGAGGCCAGACTGGCTTTCCAAAGGCAGACACAAAACTCCATCCAGGCGCTTAATGGCAA ACTGGCAGACATCACCAAGAAAGTACAGCAAGTGGAAAGGATGCTGTCTAACAAGTGA
- the matn3a gene encoding matrilin-3a isoform X5 gives MKSFIRVLLSCLSFLLVDFSDCYNVIYPSQILAQSYAQRRNDANPANARPPLRTLSPAVDSSIYRLNGEQYLHKDQPKVLSQLVNYPGRKSLSLAKAKDWQKDLSSTQIILSPLHENPQLRREWAAVLCRKVAAPDGSLTGHVEVEEESLAGQETLQVVPALSTTVQSFVIPELPPASLDRSHAKEGQSREVPEQPLVVPGLSSPGPEISFTDSSQEGPEQSLAGQGQSRKLPEQSLVLSGLSVTNPEQTLLVPERLPEHPEQSAEHLQIPTGNPVTPFQPTSPPAHQWTWITSALRPNLSLTKSTLAPQLFREATSSQSVPASTLAPQLYPKTTSALSSGRTATDSHCRSRPLDLVFIIDSSRSVRPGEFEKVKVFLAAMVDTLDIGADATRVAVVNYASTVKIEFLLKDHLKKESMKQAISVIEPLAAGTMTGLAIKKAMEEAFTEQSGARPKSQKIAKVAIIVTDGRPQDQVEEVSAAARASGIEIYAVGVDRADKQSLRLMASHPLEDHVFYVETYGVIEKLTSKFRETLCGVPPCKMGHSCQHICVGNGTSYYCKCHPGYVLNEDKRTCSVNRDSVRDSHTDGAGNGRNDDNDDNDGESSASIDACALGHDCQHTCVSSSSSYYCTCLPGFVLMQDKKSCFKANAGGGDDNDDDDDDDDGSASLGQCGIGHDCEHICVNSDSSYHCKCRRGFVLNEDKKTCSRLDQCEMGHDCEHSCISSDDSYHCECQKGFVLNEDKKTCSRLDQCGMGHDCEHICVSSDSSYHCECWRDFVLNDDKKTCSRLDQCGVGHDCEHICVTSDGSYHCKCPRGFVLNEDKKTCSRLDECGMGHDCEHICVSSNESYQCECWRGFTLNGDKKTCSHEEMKVEIVQDPCHCEARLAFQRQTQNSIQALNGKLADITKKVQQVERMLSNK, from the exons ATGAAGTCCTTCATCAGAGTTTTACTCTCTTGCCTTTCATTTCTGCTGGTGGATTTCTCCGACTGctataatgttatttatccATCACAGATTTTAGCCCAGAGTTACGCACAGAGAAGAAATGATGCTAATCCAGCCAACGCCAGACCACCACTAAGGACGCTTAGTCCAGCAG TAGACAGCAGTATATATAGGTTAAACGGAGAGCAGTATCTTCACAAAGACCAGCCGAAGGTTTTGTCTCAACTGGTAAACTATCCTGGACGCAAGAGCCTTTCACTAGCCAAAGCTAAAGACTGGCAAAAAGACTTATCATCAACACAGATAATACTGTCTCCGTTACACGAGAACCCCCAGCTGAGGCGTGAATGGGCAGCGGTACTTTGCCGCAAAGTGGCAGCTCCTGACGGATCTCTTACAGGACATGTTGAGGTCGAGGAAGAATCGCTTGCAGGTCAAGAAACACTTCAAGTAGTTCCAGCTCTTTCGACTACAGTTCAATCGTTTGTAATTCCAGAATTACCACCTGCCAGTTTGGACAGGTCACATGCCAAGGAGGGACAATCACGAGAAGTCCCAGAACAACCACTTGTAGTTCCAGGACTTTCAAGTCCAGGTCCAGAAATTTCATTTACAGATTCTTCACAGGAAGGTCCAGAGCAGTCACTTGCGGGTCAGGGGCAATCTCGTAAACTTCCAGAACAGTCTCTTGTACTTTCAGGTCTTTCGGTTACAAACCCAGAGCAGACGCTCTTAGTTCCAGAACGGTTACCTGAACATCCAGAACAATCCGCAGAACATTTACAAATTCCAACAGGTAATCCAGTGACACCTTTCCAACCAACATCTCCTCCTGCACACCAGTGGACCTGGATAACCTCAGCATTGCGGCCAAATCTCTCACTTACAAAGTCCACTCTGGCGCCACAACTATTCCGTGAAGCCACCTCATCACAGTCCGTGCCAGCGTCCACTCTGGCACCACAGCTGTATCCTAAAACAACCTCAGCACTCAGTTCAGGGAGGACAG CTACAGATTCTCACTGTAGGAGCCGCCCGCTGGACCTCGTCTTTATCATAGACAGCTCTCGCAGTGTGCGTCCAGGTGAGTTTGAGAAGGTTAAGGTCTTCCTTGCGGCCATGGTTGACACTCTGGACATCGGAGCTGATGCCACCCGGGTCGCCGTGGTGAACTACGCCAGCACCGTCAAAATCGAGTTCCTCCTCAAAGACCAtctgaaaaaagaaagcatgaaGCAAGCGATCAGTGTTATCGAACCTCTGGCTGCTGGGACCATGACCGGTCTGGCCATCAAGAAAGCCATGGAAGAGGCCTTCACCGAGCAGTCGGGAGCACGGCCGAAATCACAGAAGATCGCCAAGGTGGCCATCATCGTCACGGACGGGCGTCCTCAGGATCAGGTGGAAGAGGTGTCCGCTGCAGCCCGAGCCTCAGGGATCGAGATCTACGCGGTGGGCGTGGACCGGGCCGACAAGCAGTCGCTCAGGCTCATGGCCAGCCATCCACTAGAAGACCACGTGTTCTATGTAGAGACCTACGGCGTCATCGAGAAGCTCACATCCAAGTTCAGGGAGACTCTGTGTG GTGTACCACCATGCAAAATGGGACACAGCTGTCAACACATCTGTGTTGGAAACGGCACATCCTATTACTGCAAGTGTCATCCTGGCTATGTCTTAAACGAAGACAAGAGGACATGCTCTGTTAACAGGGACAGTGTCCGTGATAGTCACACCGATGGTGCAGGCAATGGAcgtaatgatgataatgatgacaATGATGGTGAAAGTAGTGCCA GTATCGATGCTTGTGCACTGGGTCATGACTGTCAGCACACTTGTGTGAGCAGTAGCTCTTCCTATTACTGCACCTGTCTCCCAGGCTTTGTCTTGATGCAGGACAAAAAATCTTGTTTCAAGGCCAatgctggtggtggtgatgataatgatgatgatgatgatgatgatgacggtaGTGCCA GTCTGGGCCAGTGTGGGATCGGACATGACTGTGAGCACATTTGTGTCAACAGTGATAGCTCGTATCACTGTAAATGCCGGAGAGGTTTTGTCTTAAATGAAGACAAGAAAACTTGCTCAC GTTTGGACCAGTGTGAGATGGGACATGACTGTGAGCACAGTTGTATCAGTAGTGATGACTCGTATCACTGTGAATGTCAGAAGGGATTTGTCTTGAATGAAGACAAGAAAACATGTTCAC GTCTGGACCAGTGTGGGATGGGACATGACTGTGAGCACATTTGTGTTAGCAGTGATAGCTCCTATCACTGTGAATGCTGGAGGGACTTTGTCTTGAATGACGACAAGAAAACTTGTTCAC GTCTGGACCAGTGTGGGGTAGGACATGACTGTGAGCACATTTGTGTCACCAGTGATGGCTCGTATCACTGCAAATGCCCGAGGGGGTTTGTCTTGAATGAAGACAAGAAAACTTGTTCAC GTCTGGACGAGTGTGGGATGGGACATGACTGTGAGCACATTTGTGTCAGCAGTAATGAATCCTATCAGTGTGAATGCTGGAGAGGTTTTACCTTAAACGGAGACAAGAAAACCTGCTCAC ATGAAGAAATGAAGGTGGAGATTGTTCAAGATCCGTGTCACTGCGAGGCCAGACTGGCTTTCCAAAGGCAGACACAAAACTCCATCCAGGCGCTTAATGGCAA ACTGGCAGACATCACCAAGAAAGTACAGCAAGTGGAAAGGATGCTGTCTAACAAGTGA
- the matn3a gene encoding matrilin-3a isoform X9 has product MKSFIRVLLSCLSFLLVDFSDCYNVIYPSQILAQSYAQRRNDANPANARPPLRTLSPAVDSSIYRLNGEQYLHKDQPKVLSQLVNYPGRKSLSLAKAKDWQKDLSSTQIILSPLHENPQLRREWAAVLCRKVAAPDGSLTGHVEVEEESLAGQETLQVVPALSTTVQSFVIPELPPASLDRSHAKEGQSREVPEQPLVVPGLSSPGPEISFTDSSQEGPEQSLAGQGQSRKLPEQSLVLSGLSVTNPEQTLLVPERLPEHPEQSAEHLQIPTGNPVTPFQPTSPPAHQWTWITSALRPNLSLTKSTLAPQLFREATSSQSVPASTLAPQLYPKTTSALSSGRTATDSHCRSRPLDLVFIIDSSRSVRPGEFEKVKVFLAAMVDTLDIGADATRVAVVNYASTVKIEFLLKDHLKKESMKQAISVIEPLAAGTMTGLAIKKAMEEAFTEQSGARPKSQKIAKVAIIVTDGRPQDQVEEVSAAARASGIEIYAVGVDRADKQSLRLMASHPLEDHVFYVETYGVIEKLTSKFRETLCGMDPCTAGNNCEHICVSSGSSFFCKCHKNYVLNADQRTCSRKHEEMKVEIVQDPCHCEARLAFQRQTQNSIQALNGKLADITKKVQQVERMLSNK; this is encoded by the exons ATGAAGTCCTTCATCAGAGTTTTACTCTCTTGCCTTTCATTTCTGCTGGTGGATTTCTCCGACTGctataatgttatttatccATCACAGATTTTAGCCCAGAGTTACGCACAGAGAAGAAATGATGCTAATCCAGCCAACGCCAGACCACCACTAAGGACGCTTAGTCCAGCAG TAGACAGCAGTATATATAGGTTAAACGGAGAGCAGTATCTTCACAAAGACCAGCCGAAGGTTTTGTCTCAACTGGTAAACTATCCTGGACGCAAGAGCCTTTCACTAGCCAAAGCTAAAGACTGGCAAAAAGACTTATCATCAACACAGATAATACTGTCTCCGTTACACGAGAACCCCCAGCTGAGGCGTGAATGGGCAGCGGTACTTTGCCGCAAAGTGGCAGCTCCTGACGGATCTCTTACAGGACATGTTGAGGTCGAGGAAGAATCGCTTGCAGGTCAAGAAACACTTCAAGTAGTTCCAGCTCTTTCGACTACAGTTCAATCGTTTGTAATTCCAGAATTACCACCTGCCAGTTTGGACAGGTCACATGCCAAGGAGGGACAATCACGAGAAGTCCCAGAACAACCACTTGTAGTTCCAGGACTTTCAAGTCCAGGTCCAGAAATTTCATTTACAGATTCTTCACAGGAAGGTCCAGAGCAGTCACTTGCGGGTCAGGGGCAATCTCGTAAACTTCCAGAACAGTCTCTTGTACTTTCAGGTCTTTCGGTTACAAACCCAGAGCAGACGCTCTTAGTTCCAGAACGGTTACCTGAACATCCAGAACAATCCGCAGAACATTTACAAATTCCAACAGGTAATCCAGTGACACCTTTCCAACCAACATCTCCTCCTGCACACCAGTGGACCTGGATAACCTCAGCATTGCGGCCAAATCTCTCACTTACAAAGTCCACTCTGGCGCCACAACTATTCCGTGAAGCCACCTCATCACAGTCCGTGCCAGCGTCCACTCTGGCACCACAGCTGTATCCTAAAACAACCTCAGCACTCAGTTCAGGGAGGACAG CTACAGATTCTCACTGTAGGAGCCGCCCGCTGGACCTCGTCTTTATCATAGACAGCTCTCGCAGTGTGCGTCCAGGTGAGTTTGAGAAGGTTAAGGTCTTCCTTGCGGCCATGGTTGACACTCTGGACATCGGAGCTGATGCCACCCGGGTCGCCGTGGTGAACTACGCCAGCACCGTCAAAATCGAGTTCCTCCTCAAAGACCAtctgaaaaaagaaagcatgaaGCAAGCGATCAGTGTTATCGAACCTCTGGCTGCTGGGACCATGACCGGTCTGGCCATCAAGAAAGCCATGGAAGAGGCCTTCACCGAGCAGTCGGGAGCACGGCCGAAATCACAGAAGATCGCCAAGGTGGCCATCATCGTCACGGACGGGCGTCCTCAGGATCAGGTGGAAGAGGTGTCCGCTGCAGCCCGAGCCTCAGGGATCGAGATCTACGCGGTGGGCGTGGACCGGGCCGACAAGCAGTCGCTCAGGCTCATGGCCAGCCATCCACTAGAAGACCACGTGTTCTATGTAGAGACCTACGGCGTCATCGAGAAGCTCACATCCAAGTTCAGGGAGACTCTGTGTG GTATGGATCCCTGCACCGCGGGAAACAACTGCGAGCACATTTGTGTCAGCAGTGGCTCCTCCTTTTTCTGCAAGTGTCACAAGAACTATGTTTTGAACGCGGACCAGAGAACATGCTCCCGCAAAC ATGAAGAAATGAAGGTGGAGATTGTTCAAGATCCGTGTCACTGCGAGGCCAGACTGGCTTTCCAAAGGCAGACACAAAACTCCATCCAGGCGCTTAATGGCAA ACTGGCAGACATCACCAAGAAAGTACAGCAAGTGGAAAGGATGCTGTCTAACAAGTGA
- the matn3a gene encoding matrilin-3a isoform X6: protein MKSFIRVLLSCLSFLLVDFSDCYNVIYPSQILAQSYAQRRNDANPANARPPLRTLSPAVDSSIYRLNGEQYLHKDQPKVLSQLVNYPGRKSLSLAKAKDWQKDLSSTQIILSPLHENPQLRREWAAVLCRKVAAPDGSLTGHVEVEEESLAGQETLQVVPALSTTVQSFVIPELPPASLDRSHAKEGQSREVPEQPLVVPGLSSPGPEISFTDSSQEGPEQSLAGQGQSRKLPEQSLVLSGLSVTNPEQTLLVPERLPEHPEQSAEHLQIPTGNPVTPFQPTSPPAHQWTWITSALRPNLSLTKSTLAPQLFREATSSQSVPASTLAPQLYPKTTSALSSGRTATDSHCRSRPLDLVFIIDSSRSVRPGEFEKVKVFLAAMVDTLDIGADATRVAVVNYASTVKIEFLLKDHLKKESMKQAISVIEPLAAGTMTGLAIKKAMEEAFTEQSGARPKSQKIAKVAIIVTDGRPQDQVEEVSAAARASGIEIYAVGVDRADKQSLRLMASHPLEDHVFYVETYGVIEKLTSKFRETLCGMDPCTAGNNCEHICVSSGSSFFCKCHKNYVLNADQRTCSRKRLDQCEMGHDCEHSCISSDDSYHCECQKGFVLNEDKKTCSRLDQCGMGHDCEHICVSSDSSYHCECWRDFVLNDDKKTCSRLDQCGVGHDCEHICVTSDGSYHCKCPRGFVLNEDKKTCSRQDQCGMGHGCEHICINNDNSHHCECRAGFVLNEDKKTCSRLDECGMGHDCEHICVSSNESYQCECWRGFTLNGDKKTCSHEEMKVEIVQDPCHCEARLAFQRQTQNSIQALNGKLADITKKVQQVERMLSNK, encoded by the exons ATGAAGTCCTTCATCAGAGTTTTACTCTCTTGCCTTTCATTTCTGCTGGTGGATTTCTCCGACTGctataatgttatttatccATCACAGATTTTAGCCCAGAGTTACGCACAGAGAAGAAATGATGCTAATCCAGCCAACGCCAGACCACCACTAAGGACGCTTAGTCCAGCAG TAGACAGCAGTATATATAGGTTAAACGGAGAGCAGTATCTTCACAAAGACCAGCCGAAGGTTTTGTCTCAACTGGTAAACTATCCTGGACGCAAGAGCCTTTCACTAGCCAAAGCTAAAGACTGGCAAAAAGACTTATCATCAACACAGATAATACTGTCTCCGTTACACGAGAACCCCCAGCTGAGGCGTGAATGGGCAGCGGTACTTTGCCGCAAAGTGGCAGCTCCTGACGGATCTCTTACAGGACATGTTGAGGTCGAGGAAGAATCGCTTGCAGGTCAAGAAACACTTCAAGTAGTTCCAGCTCTTTCGACTACAGTTCAATCGTTTGTAATTCCAGAATTACCACCTGCCAGTTTGGACAGGTCACATGCCAAGGAGGGACAATCACGAGAAGTCCCAGAACAACCACTTGTAGTTCCAGGACTTTCAAGTCCAGGTCCAGAAATTTCATTTACAGATTCTTCACAGGAAGGTCCAGAGCAGTCACTTGCGGGTCAGGGGCAATCTCGTAAACTTCCAGAACAGTCTCTTGTACTTTCAGGTCTTTCGGTTACAAACCCAGAGCAGACGCTCTTAGTTCCAGAACGGTTACCTGAACATCCAGAACAATCCGCAGAACATTTACAAATTCCAACAGGTAATCCAGTGACACCTTTCCAACCAACATCTCCTCCTGCACACCAGTGGACCTGGATAACCTCAGCATTGCGGCCAAATCTCTCACTTACAAAGTCCACTCTGGCGCCACAACTATTCCGTGAAGCCACCTCATCACAGTCCGTGCCAGCGTCCACTCTGGCACCACAGCTGTATCCTAAAACAACCTCAGCACTCAGTTCAGGGAGGACAG CTACAGATTCTCACTGTAGGAGCCGCCCGCTGGACCTCGTCTTTATCATAGACAGCTCTCGCAGTGTGCGTCCAGGTGAGTTTGAGAAGGTTAAGGTCTTCCTTGCGGCCATGGTTGACACTCTGGACATCGGAGCTGATGCCACCCGGGTCGCCGTGGTGAACTACGCCAGCACCGTCAAAATCGAGTTCCTCCTCAAAGACCAtctgaaaaaagaaagcatgaaGCAAGCGATCAGTGTTATCGAACCTCTGGCTGCTGGGACCATGACCGGTCTGGCCATCAAGAAAGCCATGGAAGAGGCCTTCACCGAGCAGTCGGGAGCACGGCCGAAATCACAGAAGATCGCCAAGGTGGCCATCATCGTCACGGACGGGCGTCCTCAGGATCAGGTGGAAGAGGTGTCCGCTGCAGCCCGAGCCTCAGGGATCGAGATCTACGCGGTGGGCGTGGACCGGGCCGACAAGCAGTCGCTCAGGCTCATGGCCAGCCATCCACTAGAAGACCACGTGTTCTATGTAGAGACCTACGGCGTCATCGAGAAGCTCACATCCAAGTTCAGGGAGACTCTGTGTG GTATGGATCCCTGCACCGCGGGAAACAACTGCGAGCACATTTGTGTCAGCAGTGGCTCCTCCTTTTTCTGCAAGTGTCACAAGAACTATGTTTTGAACGCGGACCAGAGAACATGCTCCCGCAAAC GTTTGGACCAGTGTGAGATGGGACATGACTGTGAGCACAGTTGTATCAGTAGTGATGACTCGTATCACTGTGAATGTCAGAAGGGATTTGTCTTGAATGAAGACAAGAAAACATGTTCAC GTCTGGACCAGTGTGGGATGGGACATGACTGTGAGCACATTTGTGTTAGCAGTGATAGCTCCTATCACTGTGAATGCTGGAGGGACTTTGTCTTGAATGACGACAAGAAAACTTGTTCAC GTCTGGACCAGTGTGGGGTAGGACATGACTGTGAGCACATTTGTGTCACCAGTGATGGCTCGTATCACTGCAAATGCCCGAGGGGGTTTGTCTTGAATGAAGACAAGAAAACTTGTTCAC GTCAGGACCAGTGTGGGATGGGGCATGGCTGTGAGCACATTTGTATTAACAATGATAACTCGCATCACTGTGAATGCAGGGCGGGGTTTGTCTTGAATGAAGACAAGAAAACCTGTTCAC GTCTGGACGAGTGTGGGATGGGACATGACTGTGAGCACATTTGTGTCAGCAGTAATGAATCCTATCAGTGTGAATGCTGGAGAGGTTTTACCTTAAACGGAGACAAGAAAACCTGCTCAC ATGAAGAAATGAAGGTGGAGATTGTTCAAGATCCGTGTCACTGCGAGGCCAGACTGGCTTTCCAAAGGCAGACACAAAACTCCATCCAGGCGCTTAATGGCAA ACTGGCAGACATCACCAAGAAAGTACAGCAAGTGGAAAGGATGCTGTCTAACAAGTGA